Proteins from one Lachnospiraceae bacterium KGMB03038 genomic window:
- a CDS encoding sugar ABC transporter substrate-binding protein: protein MRKNKLFIPFIVSLCLVLILALLLIFPHLSKETDSLPQTSSEGEEYIWVATMTGHSMFQENDIAAFEKFGRDKHVTATVMGPEEYDIPGQIQALNEAIAKEPDGILVLGMEQSLAPSIDEAIRQGIPVITVDSDVSNSDRIAYVGSDWYEIGVTQAEAMVKLIGGKGEVAIMGIGGADTTDAAFKGYHSVIDNYPDITIVGEYDDMASYDEAERITKMIVETYPDIAGISGFNSNSAIGITNGLKDFQGDQDIKVTAMDIEPDNLALVEDGSVDVIIGQKRAVFTYYAASLLYDINHSSLKINNLADGLTSVIPDTVSTGVISVTKENLYTYFPDMR, encoded by the coding sequence ATGCGAAAAAATAAACTTTTTATTCCCTTTATCGTTTCCCTCTGCCTGGTTCTTATCTTGGCTCTTTTGCTGATTTTCCCACATCTGTCCAAGGAAACGGATTCTTTGCCTCAAACTTCCTCCGAGGGGGAAGAATATATCTGGGTCGCCACCATGACCGGCCATAGTATGTTTCAAGAAAACGATATTGCCGCTTTTGAAAAATTTGGGCGGGATAAACATGTGACCGCCACAGTCATGGGACCTGAAGAATATGATATTCCCGGACAGATCCAGGCTTTAAACGAGGCGATCGCCAAAGAGCCGGACGGAATTCTGGTCCTGGGCATGGAACAGAGCCTGGCCCCTTCCATCGATGAAGCAATTCGCCAGGGAATTCCCGTAATCACTGTAGACTCTGATGTATCGAACTCCGACCGAATTGCCTATGTAGGCTCCGACTGGTATGAGATTGGCGTCACCCAGGCAGAAGCCATGGTAAAACTAATCGGAGGTAAGGGTGAAGTTGCGATTATGGGGATCGGAGGGGCGGATACCACAGATGCCGCTTTTAAAGGTTACCACTCAGTCATTGATAACTACCCGGACATCACCATTGTTGGAGAGTATGACGATATGGCCAGTTATGACGAAGCAGAACGAATTACAAAAATGATCGTTGAAACTTATCCTGATATTGCCGGCATCTCTGGTTTTAACTCCAACAGTGCCATTGGCATTACCAATGGATTGAAAGATTTCCAAGGCGATCAGGATATCAAAGTAACCGCCATGGATATTGAGCCAGACAATCTTGCTCTTGTAGAGGATGGTTCAGTTGATGTCATCATCGGCCAAAAACGAGCCGTTTTTACCTATTATGCCGCTTCCCTGCTCTACGATATCAATCACTCCTCTCTAAAGATCAATAATCTTGCGGATGGCCTGACCTCTGTAATACCCGATACTGTCTCCACAGGTGTTATTTCTGTCACCAAAGAAAATCTTTATACATATTTCCCGGACATGAGATGA
- a CDS encoding ABC transporter permease: MSLIKSASWQRHSIRWERRKNSMGSKENIGKLVLKNIPILLFVLVFVIFGIFSPKFLSVASFSNIILNSSYVGIIGIGIMFVLLTAGIDLSVGSVMYLAAASTGLLISEMHVPTALGVLGGICVALLVGLINAFCIIKLDILPFITTLGTMTAGRAVGTWMTQSESVNLPKAITSLGSQKVLGIPAAILLFLLIALIAAIFLAKTQLGRQIYAVGNDPEEARKAGISNKKALFTVYMLCALLAGIGGIISVAQIGIVNAAFGKGEEFNAIAAAVLGGTSLAGGSGKVQGTILGAVMIQMIQSGLVYMQVDMYIQPLISAAIIFIAVFLDSIRGRYVRKAEARNIRNENLVRE; encoded by the coding sequence ATGAGTTTGATAAAGAGCGCATCATGGCAGCGGCATTCAATCAGATGGGAAAGGAGGAAAAATAGCATGGGATCCAAAGAAAATATAGGTAAGCTGGTGTTAAAAAACATACCAATACTACTGTTTGTTCTGGTATTCGTGATATTTGGCATTTTTTCTCCAAAGTTTTTAAGCGTGGCTTCTTTCAGCAATATTATTTTGAACTCCTCTTATGTGGGGATTATCGGAATTGGGATTATGTTTGTCCTCTTAACAGCAGGCATCGATCTGTCGGTAGGTTCAGTCATGTATCTTGCCGCAGCCTCCACAGGGCTTCTGATCTCGGAGATGCATGTTCCGACAGCGCTAGGTGTGCTGGGCGGAATCTGCGTAGCGCTGCTGGTTGGACTGATCAACGCCTTCTGTATCATCAAGCTGGATATTCTTCCTTTTATCACAACATTGGGAACAATGACGGCAGGAAGAGCGGTGGGGACATGGATGACCCAGTCCGAATCGGTGAATCTGCCCAAGGCGATTACTTCCCTGGGATCTCAAAAAGTATTGGGGATTCCGGCGGCAATCCTGCTCTTTCTGCTGATCGCTCTGATCGCGGCGATCTTCCTTGCTAAGACACAGCTCGGGAGACAGATCTACGCAGTGGGAAATGATCCGGAAGAAGCAAGGAAAGCGGGAATCAGCAATAAGAAAGCGCTTTTTACGGTTTATATGCTTTGCGCCCTGCTGGCAGGCATCGGCGGGATTATATCGGTAGCGCAGATCGGAATCGTAAACGCCGCGTTTGGAAAAGGGGAAGAATTTAACGCGATTGCCGCTGCGGTGCTTGGCGGTACAAGCCTGGCAGGAGGAAGCGGTAAAGTTCAGGGAACTATCTTGGGGGCGGTAATGATCCAGATGATCCAATCCGGTTTAGTGTATATGCAGGTGGATATGTATATTCAGCCTTTGATCTCCGCCGCGATTATTTTTATCGCAGTATTTCTGGACAGCATAAGGGGACGTTATGTTCGAAAAGCAGAAGCAAGAAATATCAGAAATGAGAATCTGGTGAGAGAATAG
- a CDS encoding sugar ABC transporter ATP-binding protein, whose product MRQVFDMGESILKVEHIAKSFFGISALKDVNFELQKGELLSLIGENGAGKSTLMNIVCGVLKPDAGKLYLEGNAYQPQKPSDATKAGIAFIHQELNLFTNLSILDNVYINSFPKIPGTPIIKKSAMTAKVKEVLQAVDLNVSPETIVEKLSPGERQLVEIAKALSADPQILIFDEPTTSLTARETEKLFGIIERLKAEGRSIIYISHILADVQKLSDQIIVLRDGEITDSGKKEEFTIQRMISSMIGREIDQLYPEKTNRPTEQSVLELKDISQRGIVHKINMKVCAGEVVGMFGLMGSGRSELARIVYGLDPYETGEIKVRGKEIHKITPKKAIRNKIAFVTENRREEGLFMEFTIMDNLSLVSIPEKAKSKLKMVNNSSVKAETQGMVDTLKIKCPPIEKNPAKSMSGGNQQKVVIGKWLLSDPDLLIVDEPTRGIDVGAKYEVYSIINDLAAQGKAIWVISSELEELMGICDRIIVMGNGEIRGELTRNEFDKERIMAAAFNQMGKEEK is encoded by the coding sequence ATGAGGCAGGTGTTTGATATGGGCGAAAGTATATTAAAGGTAGAACATATAGCAAAAAGTTTCTTTGGAATTTCAGCGCTTAAAGACGTTAACTTTGAATTGCAAAAAGGAGAACTGCTAAGTTTGATCGGAGAAAACGGGGCCGGAAAATCTACCCTTATGAATATTGTCTGCGGCGTGTTGAAGCCAGATGCCGGGAAACTGTATCTGGAAGGAAACGCCTACCAGCCCCAGAAACCTTCGGATGCCACAAAGGCAGGGATTGCCTTTATACATCAGGAGCTGAATCTATTTACCAACCTAAGTATTTTGGATAATGTATATATTAATTCTTTTCCGAAGATACCGGGAACGCCGATCATTAAAAAAAGCGCGATGACGGCGAAAGTTAAAGAAGTGCTGCAAGCGGTGGACTTAAATGTTTCTCCGGAGACTATCGTAGAGAAGCTTTCTCCGGGAGAGCGACAGTTGGTAGAAATTGCGAAAGCATTGTCTGCGGATCCACAGATTTTGATTTTTGATGAACCAACGACTTCGCTGACCGCCAGAGAGACAGAGAAGCTCTTTGGGATCATAGAAAGATTAAAAGCAGAGGGAAGATCTATTATTTATATTTCTCATATCCTGGCAGATGTACAGAAATTATCAGACCAGATCATCGTGCTTCGGGATGGCGAGATTACAGACAGTGGAAAAAAGGAAGAGTTTACGATTCAGAGGATGATCAGCTCTATGATCGGAAGAGAGATCGATCAGTTGTATCCGGAGAAAACCAATCGTCCCACAGAACAATCGGTATTAGAACTGAAAGATATTTCCCAGAGGGGGATTGTTCATAAGATCAACATGAAAGTCTGCGCCGGCGAGGTGGTTGGAATGTTTGGCCTAATGGGGTCAGGAAGGAGCGAACTGGCAAGGATTGTCTACGGATTGGACCCATACGAGACAGGCGAGATCAAGGTCCGAGGCAAAGAGATACATAAGATCACGCCAAAGAAAGCGATCCGGAACAAAATTGCGTTTGTGACGGAAAATCGGCGGGAAGAAGGGTTGTTTATGGAATTTACGATCATGGACAATCTTTCGCTGGTATCAATTCCAGAGAAGGCAAAAAGCAAACTGAAAATGGTCAATAACTCTTCTGTCAAAGCGGAGACACAGGGGATGGTGGATACCTTAAAGATTAAATGTCCGCCTATAGAGAAAAATCCGGCAAAGAGCATGAGCGGTGGAAACCAGCAGAAAGTAGTTATTGGGAAATGGCTGTTGTCAGACCCGGATCTTCTGATTGTAGATGAACCTACCAGGGGAATTGACGTAGGGGCAAAATACGAAGTTTACTCTATTATAAATGATCTGGCAGCTCAAGGGAAAGCAATCTGGGTGATCTCATCGGAACTGGAAGAATTAATGGGAATCTGCGACCGCATTATAGTCATGGGGAATGGTGAGATTCGAGGCGAATTGACCAGAAATGAGTTTGATAAAGAGCGCATCATGGCAGCGGCATTCAATCAGATGGGAAAGGAGGAAAAATAG
- a CDS encoding ABC transporter permease — protein sequence MGVSTKKAQTKKKSPGQIIQKLFLSEYFILYLTILCFVCVIPFVPKIITQSNLLNVMSNLWPLLVVAVGQTFVLLLGGIDLSQVSIIGVTSVMGTVLISDSFNEGTFASTPLWGWLIGADGGPLAGSAMAIPVCILVMLLVGTLIGLFNGYFVAEFKMPPFMVTLVTQMFFLNFAIFLTQSRNVMGLPEGFKEIGKGSLGGIIPYAAILTVTVTVIGWFILAKLVLGKWIYATGANITASVVSGVPTKKVTVFCYAFSGFCAAAGSVIYSARLNMGRPTLGEDLTMDIVGAAVLGGTSLLGGKGKVTWTVFGVLFYTILFNVLNLFNLSYYTINIVKGCVILVAAFLDVVRTKLAVKISSENEAGV from the coding sequence ATGGGTGTTTCTACCAAAAAAGCGCAGACCAAGAAAAAAAGCCCCGGACAAATCATCCAGAAACTATTTTTATCGGAATACTTCATTTTATACCTGACGATTTTATGTTTTGTCTGTGTCATCCCGTTCGTTCCCAAGATCATTACACAAAGTAACTTGCTGAATGTTATGTCCAACTTGTGGCCGCTATTGGTAGTGGCAGTAGGGCAGACTTTTGTACTCCTGTTGGGAGGCATTGATCTTTCGCAGGTATCGATCATTGGTGTGACCAGTGTAATGGGAACAGTTTTGATCAGTGATTCTTTTAACGAAGGGACTTTCGCATCCACTCCTCTGTGGGGATGGCTGATCGGCGCAGATGGAGGGCCGCTGGCAGGGTCGGCCATGGCGATTCCAGTATGTATTCTGGTGATGCTTCTGGTAGGGACACTGATTGGTCTGTTTAATGGATATTTTGTGGCGGAATTTAAGATGCCGCCGTTTATGGTAACTTTGGTTACACAGATGTTTTTCTTAAATTTTGCGATTTTCCTCACCCAGTCCAGAAATGTTATGGGGCTGCCAGAAGGATTTAAAGAAATAGGGAAAGGATCTCTTGGAGGGATTATTCCTTATGCGGCGATTCTGACGGTAACCGTGACGGTAATCGGATGGTTTATTCTGGCGAAACTGGTACTAGGAAAGTGGATCTATGCCACCGGAGCAAATATTACGGCGAGCGTTGTGTCTGGTGTTCCTACAAAAAAAGTGACCGTTTTCTGTTATGCTTTCAGCGGCTTCTGTGCGGCGGCGGGATCTGTGATCTATTCAGCCCGTCTGAATATGGGAAGACCTACGTTAGGGGAAGACCTGACTATGGATATTGTTGGGGCGGCTGTCCTAGGAGGTACCAGCCTCCTGGGAGGAAAAGGAAAAGTGACTTGGACAGTGTTTGGCGTATTATTCTATACGATTTTGTTTAATGTGCTGAATTTGTTCAATCTTTCCTACTATACGATCAATATTGTCAAAGGTTGTGTTATTTTAGTGGCGGCATTCCTGGATGTTGTCAGGACAAAATTAGCGGTGAAGATTTCAAGTGAAAATGAGGCAGGTGTTTGA
- a CDS encoding sugar ABC transporter substrate-binding protein, with the protein MKKLVSVLLVAAMMMSMLIGCADEDVASDEGGGSKELTIAFSFEDLETEFWVASHEIITESLAEKGYKVIELNCQGDANKQLEQVNDALTQDIDGIIMIPVDGDTAVTVTASANEAEVPIVIFNRPPTSDEGNNITIVCDNRAAAEATVDYMVSEAQKKYDETGKKLTPCILVGDLGDPNAIERKDGFYAAIEKAPEIFNDVIEVPTEWDAATCLANLQSAVQANPDIDFIYACSDFLFPTVQSVVEPLGKWQKIGDPNHIILGGLDGDGTAGKLIDEGYVDGTGAQDLFFETDEAIKALEEAIESGDTQPDEVITDPGFALTQANLEEKRMDMWGNALNAEEE; encoded by the coding sequence ATGAAGAAATTGGTAAGCGTTTTATTAGTTGCGGCCATGATGATGTCTATGCTGATCGGCTGCGCTGATGAAGACGTGGCTTCCGACGAAGGAGGCGGATCTAAGGAGCTGACTATCGCATTCAGTTTTGAAGATCTGGAAACAGAGTTCTGGGTAGCATCTCACGAGATCATTACAGAGTCTCTGGCTGAAAAAGGCTATAAAGTGATCGAGCTGAATTGCCAGGGCGATGCTAACAAACAGTTGGAGCAGGTTAATGATGCATTGACCCAGGACATTGACGGAATCATTATGATCCCGGTTGACGGAGATACTGCCGTAACGGTTACAGCTTCTGCCAATGAAGCAGAAGTTCCGATTGTTATCTTCAATCGTCCGCCAACATCTGACGAAGGCAATAATATCACTATCGTATGTGATAACAGAGCAGCGGCAGAGGCAACTGTAGACTACATGGTTTCTGAAGCTCAGAAGAAATACGATGAGACTGGAAAGAAACTGACACCCTGTATCCTGGTAGGCGACCTTGGCGACCCGAATGCCATCGAGCGTAAGGATGGATTCTACGCGGCCATCGAGAAGGCTCCGGAGATATTTAACGATGTTATTGAAGTCCCGACCGAGTGGGATGCGGCTACCTGTCTTGCAAATTTGCAGAGCGCGGTACAAGCCAACCCGGATATTGATTTTATCTATGCTTGTTCAGACTTCTTATTCCCGACGGTTCAGTCAGTTGTAGAGCCGCTTGGAAAATGGCAGAAGATTGGAGATCCCAACCATATAATCCTTGGTGGGCTTGATGGAGATGGAACCGCAGGAAAACTGATTGATGAAGGCTATGTGGACGGCACTGGAGCACAGGATCTGTTCTTTGAAACAGATGAAGCGATCAAGGCGTTGGAAGAAGCTATCGAATCAGGCGATACCCAGCCGGACGAAGTGATCACAGACCCAGGCTTTGCTCTGACCCAGGCAAATCTGGAAGAGAAGAGAATGGATATGTGGGGCAATGCGTTAAACGCTGAAGAAGAATAG
- a CDS encoding YeiH family putative sulfate export transporter, whose protein sequence is MDFIKKNGKGILLCLCIALPSWFLGKQFPIIGGPVIAIIAGMILTLFLKDKTQLEGGIKYTSKKVLQYAVVLLGFGLNLQVILQTGKQSLPIIITTISTSLIIAYVLHKVMHIPGKISTLVGVGSSICGGSAIAATAPVIEADDEEVAQAISVIFFFNVLAAVLFPTLGSFLGFSQTSGEAFGIFAGTAVNDTSSVTAAASTWDSMYHLGSATLDKAVTVKLTRTLAIIPITLVLAFIRTRNAEKKEGGNVSLKQVFPFFILFFIGASVITTIAVAAGISADVFSPLKELSKFFIVMAMAAIGLNTNIIKLVKTGGKPIVMGMACWVGITLVSLGMQHVLGIW, encoded by the coding sequence ATGGATTTTATAAAGAAAAATGGGAAAGGGATTCTGCTGTGTCTGTGTATTGCCTTACCATCCTGGTTCTTGGGAAAACAGTTTCCGATTATTGGCGGCCCGGTGATCGCGATCATTGCAGGAATGATTCTTACATTATTTTTAAAAGATAAAACGCAGCTGGAGGGCGGGATTAAATATACCTCAAAGAAGGTGCTGCAGTACGCGGTGGTCCTGCTTGGGTTTGGGCTGAATCTCCAAGTGATCCTGCAGACGGGAAAGCAGTCTCTGCCGATTATTATAACAACGATCAGCACATCTTTGATCATTGCTTATGTGCTCCACAAGGTGATGCACATTCCTGGGAAGATTTCCACATTGGTAGGCGTGGGATCATCCATTTGCGGGGGCTCTGCCATTGCGGCGACAGCGCCGGTGATCGAGGCGGATGATGAGGAAGTGGCACAGGCTATTTCTGTGATTTTCTTTTTTAATGTGCTGGCGGCAGTTTTATTTCCTACATTAGGATCTTTTCTGGGATTTTCCCAGACTTCCGGGGAGGCCTTTGGGATTTTCGCGGGGACGGCAGTCAACGATACTTCTTCCGTTACTGCCGCGGCTTCTACCTGGGATAGTATGTATCATCTGGGAAGCGCCACACTGGATAAGGCCGTAACGGTAAAGCTGACCAGGACTTTAGCGATCATCCCGATCACGTTGGTACTGGCGTTTATCCGTACCAGAAACGCGGAGAAGAAGGAGGGCGGAAATGTGTCCTTGAAACAGGTATTTCCATTTTTTATCTTGTTTTTCATTGGAGCTTCTGTAATTACGACAATTGCGGTTGCCGCTGGGATTTCCGCAGACGTGTTTTCGCCACTGAAAGAATTGTCTAAGTTCTTTATTGTTATGGCTATGGCGGCAATAGGACTCAATACTAATATCATCAAACTGGTGAAAACAGGCGGCAAACCGATTGTTATGGGAATGGCCTGCTGGGTTGGAATTACATTGGTAAGTCTGGGAATGCAGCATGTGCTGGGAATTTGGTAG
- a CDS encoding LysR family transcriptional regulator — MLDHRALTFLTVCKELNFTRAAEKLHISQPAVSQHIQYIENFYGVKLFRFIGKSIILTEAGKLLQRSLTSLHNNEIYLKEQLAFITDKKKVLHFGVTLTVGEFMIARPLARFLNGHKDADISMTVANTKELLEKLDDGEIDFAILEGDYSKAAYEHIPFLVDHFIPICSPSHPLVRGSASREQNLAALTGECLLIRETGSGTRSILEQALNSHNLSPEDFANVVTIGNMNAIKDMVAAGAGISFLYETAVKTELKNGIIRKIPLKGFEIQHEISIVWKKDNLFQEFFLDNFAELQMGT; from the coding sequence ATGTTAGACCACCGAGCCCTTACTTTTTTGACTGTTTGTAAGGAATTGAATTTTACCCGTGCCGCCGAGAAACTGCATATTTCTCAGCCTGCGGTTTCTCAGCATATTCAATATATTGAGAATTTTTACGGCGTAAAATTATTCCGCTTTATTGGGAAAAGCATAATTTTGACGGAGGCTGGGAAGCTTTTACAGCGCTCCCTCACTTCGCTGCACAATAACGAAATCTATCTGAAAGAGCAGCTTGCTTTTATCACGGACAAGAAAAAAGTCCTTCATTTTGGTGTTACACTTACGGTTGGAGAATTCATGATCGCTCGGCCTTTAGCCAGATTTTTAAACGGGCACAAGGATGCCGACATCTCCATGACGGTAGCAAACACAAAGGAATTGCTGGAAAAACTAGACGATGGTGAGATCGATTTTGCCATTTTGGAAGGAGATTATTCCAAAGCAGCTTATGAACATATTCCCTTTCTGGTAGATCATTTTATCCCCATTTGCAGTCCCTCCCATCCCCTGGTCCGTGGCTCAGCCTCCAGAGAACAAAATCTTGCCGCTCTCACTGGCGAGTGTCTCCTGATACGGGAAACAGGCTCTGGAACTCGCTCTATCTTAGAACAAGCATTAAATTCCCACAATCTGTCACCCGAAGATTTTGCAAATGTTGTCACGATCGGAAATATGAACGCCATCAAGGATATGGTAGCCGCTGGGGCTGGAATCAGCTTTCTATATGAGACTGCTGTAAAGACCGAACTGAAAAATGGAATTATTCGAAAAATACCATTAAAAGGCTTTGAAATCCAGCATGAAATTTCTATTGTCTGGAAAAAGGACAATTTATTTCAAGAATTTTTCCTGGATAACTTTGCGGAGTTACAAATGGGGACGTAG
- a CDS encoding HAD family hydrolase translates to MEHFLFDLDGTLLPMDQRRFVEFYMPLLAARFKGRGVPQEELIAAVWKGVEAMAFNDGSRTNEAVFWDCFEKRLSIRREEVEEEVLDFYGNEFNQAIQSTRPVPAADRIIKFLKQKGKKVYLATNPIFPRCATLNRIRWAGLCAEDFEEITTYEDYRYSKPNPEYFREILSRHGLRPQDCLMVGNDAREDLTAGSLGIKTYLVTDCLEHGDAPQKPDYQGANLEQLYSDLKELV, encoded by the coding sequence ATGGAGCATTTTTTATTTGATCTGGATGGGACGCTGCTCCCTATGGACCAGAGGAGATTCGTGGAATTTTATATGCCGCTTTTGGCGGCTCGTTTCAAGGGCAGAGGCGTGCCTCAGGAAGAGTTGATCGCGGCGGTATGGAAAGGGGTGGAGGCTATGGCTTTCAACGATGGAAGCCGCACCAATGAAGCGGTTTTCTGGGATTGCTTTGAAAAACGGCTTTCCATTCGTCGGGAAGAAGTAGAGGAAGAAGTCTTAGATTTTTATGGAAATGAATTTAATCAGGCGATTCAGTCCACCCGGCCTGTGCCTGCGGCAGATCGGATCATCAAGTTTTTAAAGCAAAAAGGGAAAAAGGTATATTTGGCGACCAATCCGATCTTTCCCCGCTGCGCGACTCTGAACCGGATCCGGTGGGCTGGGCTTTGCGCGGAAGATTTTGAAGAGATCACCACGTATGAGGATTACCGGTACAGCAAACCGAATCCGGAATACTTCCGGGAGATATTAAGCCGGCATGGCCTGCGGCCCCAGGACTGCCTGATGGTGGGGAATGATGCGAGAGAAGATCTGACGGCGGGAAGCCTTGGGATCAAAACCTACCTTGTGACAGACTGCCTGGAGCATGGAGATGCTCCGCAAAAACCGGATTATCAAGGGGCGAATCTGGAACAGCTGTACAGCGATTTGAAAGAGCTGGTGTAG
- a CDS encoding asparaginase: MKKILVIATGGTIASKEKGNGLEPEATGEELLAGVPDLPEGCRLDTLQLMNIDSTNMCKRQWEKIRDTILEKYQEYDGFVILHGTDTLAYTAAILSYLIQGSEKPIVLTGSQMPMDHSYTDAKINIYQSVIYALDEDSHEVSIVFNGKAIAGTRGKKQRTRSFHAFDSINFPPLASIYGSKVERTYPAKPFSGKLRVSRQIDDRVFLLKLTPGIHPDIFRALTESYDAVILETFGIGGIPCGEDGAFEAALFDWVEGGKTLAVTTQVMEEGCDLGVYQVGKRFSEDERILQAGNMTTEAVLAKLMWILGETKDTSEIHRLFYRTVNHDR; this comes from the coding sequence ATGAAGAAGATTCTTGTGATCGCCACAGGAGGGACGATCGCTTCTAAGGAAAAAGGAAATGGGCTGGAGCCGGAGGCTACCGGAGAAGAGCTGCTGGCCGGCGTCCCGGATCTTCCGGAAGGCTGCCGTCTGGACACACTCCAGCTTATGAATATTGACAGTACTAATATGTGCAAAAGGCAGTGGGAGAAGATCCGGGATACGATTCTGGAGAAGTACCAGGAGTATGATGGATTTGTGATCCTTCACGGCACGGATACGCTGGCGTATACGGCGGCGATCTTGTCGTATCTGATCCAGGGAAGTGAGAAACCGATCGTGCTGACCGGATCACAGATGCCTATGGATCATTCTTATACAGACGCGAAGATCAATATTTACCAGAGTGTGATCTATGCGCTGGATGAAGACTCCCATGAGGTTTCTATTGTATTTAACGGGAAGGCGATCGCCGGGACACGGGGCAAGAAGCAGAGGACCCGGAGCTTTCACGCGTTTGACAGTATTAATTTTCCGCCGCTTGCGTCGATCTACGGCAGCAAAGTAGAGCGGACCTATCCTGCCAAGCCGTTTTCCGGGAAACTGCGTGTGTCCAGGCAGATAGATGATCGGGTGTTCCTGCTGAAGCTGACGCCGGGGATCCATCCGGATATTTTCCGAGCGCTGACAGAAAGTTATGATGCGGTGATCCTGGAAACCTTTGGGATTGGGGGGATTCCGTGTGGAGAGGACGGGGCCTTTGAGGCGGCGCTGTTTGACTGGGTGGAGGGAGGGAAAACCCTGGCGGTCACCACCCAAGTTATGGAAGAAGGCTGCGATCTGGGAGTTTACCAGGTGGGAAAGCGGTTCAGTGAAGATGAACGGATTCTGCAGGCGGGAAATATGACCACTGAAGCTGTGCTGGCTAAGCTGATGTGGATATTGGGAGAGACGAAAGACACAAGTGAGATTCATCGGCTGTTCTATCGGACGGTGAACCATGATCGGTAG
- a CDS encoding MFS transporter, producing MWRKGVMKQNEKNTLPITVVLYILMFFYAVFTTMPGTQLLVLTGEFGLALSEGGVFTVAVNGGCILGIAASVFFLDRYDKKYLVLGSYLLFGGMLVGIGVSESYFGFLMLLVLAGAGMKFFDSSVNACVSGLNPKNSGFYMNLLHCSFGIGAFAGPVFTTALTDMGMEWRQSYLLLGMAAVLMCVVYGWVQKGYAPLRERPRADSPAAEGSVFQGRVFCLMALLLCYCGHQIGINSWLPAYMQEEMGTGAAMANLSVSAFWIGLILSRLVSAVLTRRFPEVKILSRGLLLGAAGLLIGILSRNFLLTMAGVGASGLFAGAAIPLTLTIGYGWFPGKVGKISTLLFLCIAGGAVALPWLMGLCVEAGGLFASMVLDGVSLAGAAVIAFLVEYRKMA from the coding sequence ATGTGGAGGAAAGGAGTTATGAAACAAAACGAGAAAAATACCCTTCCGATCACAGTTGTATTATATATCCTGATGTTTTTCTACGCGGTTTTTACCACAATGCCAGGAACTCAGCTGCTGGTCCTGACTGGAGAATTCGGTCTGGCGCTGTCTGAGGGCGGTGTTTTCACGGTGGCAGTAAACGGAGGCTGTATCCTTGGGATCGCGGCCTCTGTTTTCTTCCTGGACCGTTATGATAAGAAATATCTGGTACTGGGATCTTATCTGCTGTTTGGAGGGATGCTGGTCGGAATAGGGGTGTCGGAAAGCTATTTTGGATTTTTGATGCTTTTGGTCCTTGCGGGAGCGGGAATGAAATTTTTCGACTCTTCCGTAAACGCGTGTGTGTCTGGGCTAAACCCAAAGAACAGCGGATTTTACATGAATCTTCTCCACTGCAGTTTTGGGATCGGAGCTTTTGCGGGCCCGGTATTTACCACGGCGCTGACGGATATGGGAATGGAATGGAGACAGAGTTATCTTCTGCTTGGAATGGCGGCGGTACTGATGTGCGTCGTCTACGGATGGGTGCAGAAGGGGTATGCGCCTTTGCGGGAGCGGCCGCGGGCAGACAGTCCGGCGGCGGAAGGATCTGTTTTTCAGGGAAGGGTTTTTTGCCTGATGGCATTGCTTTTATGTTACTGCGGCCACCAGATTGGCATTAACAGCTGGCTTCCAGCCTATATGCAGGAAGAGATGGGAACAGGGGCGGCTATGGCGAATCTTAGCGTCTCTGCCTTCTGGATCGGGCTGATCTTAAGCCGTCTTGTCAGCGCCGTCCTTACCAGGCGTTTCCCAGAAGTGAAGATTTTAAGCAGAGGTCTGCTTCTGGGAGCGGCCGGACTGCTGATCGGGATTTTGAGTCGGAATTTTCTGCTGACGATGGCGGGAGTTGGAGCATCGGGATTATTTGCGGGGGCGGCGATTCCGCTGACTTTGACCATCGGCTACGGGTGGTTTCCGGGAAAAGTGGGGAAGATCTCTACCTTACTCTTTTTGTGCATTGCGGGAGGGGCGGTGGCGCTTCCCTGGCTGATGGGACTGTGCGTAGAGGCGGGAGGTCTTTTCGCGAGTATGGTTTTGGATGGAGTAAGCCTTGCGGGCGCGGCGGTGATCGCCTTTTTAGTAGAATACAGAAAAATGGCATGA